A portion of the Celeribacter baekdonensis genome contains these proteins:
- a CDS encoding glyoxalase superfamily protein: MMQLHSVKEAKLQAKALRIALAAQGTAITHARALELIAHQNGLRDWNTLQAKLAEAEPQPFRLNAKVRGQYLGQAFTGRIVALSRVGSNTQLSLQLDEPVDTVQFESFSNMRRHVRGVVGPDGRSPRKTSDGTPHLVIDIPSG; this comes from the coding sequence ATGATGCAACTGCACTCTGTGAAAGAGGCCAAATTACAGGCCAAAGCACTGCGGATCGCTCTTGCCGCGCAGGGCACAGCCATCACCCATGCGCGGGCGCTCGAACTCATCGCCCATCAGAACGGGTTACGTGACTGGAATACGCTCCAAGCCAAGCTGGCAGAGGCCGAGCCGCAGCCCTTTAGATTAAATGCTAAGGTGCGTGGGCAGTACTTGGGACAGGCCTTCACGGGTCGGATCGTGGCCCTGTCGCGGGTCGGCTCAAACACGCAACTTTCGCTTCAGCTGGATGAGCCGGTCGATACGGTACAGTTCGAAAGTTTCTCAAACATGCGCCGCCATGTCCGAGGGGTGGTCGGGCCTGACGGTCGGTCTCCTCGCAAGACCTCAGATGGCACACCGCATTTGGTCATAGATATTCCAAGTGGTTGA
- the mce gene encoding methylmalonyl-CoA epimerase, with the protein MIGRLNHVAIAVPDLEAAAAQYANTLGAKVNPPQDEPDHGVTVVFIELPNTKIELLYPLGENSPINGFLEKNPAGGIHHICYEVDDILVARDKLKEAGARVLGTGEPKIGAHGKPVLFLHPKDFNGCLVELEQV; encoded by the coding sequence ATGATCGGACGTCTCAATCACGTGGCCATCGCTGTGCCTGATTTGGAAGCTGCTGCAGCGCAATATGCCAACACGCTGGGTGCCAAGGTCAATCCGCCGCAAGATGAGCCGGATCACGGCGTGACCGTGGTGTTTATCGAACTGCCCAACACCAAGATCGAACTTCTGTATCCGCTTGGCGAAAACTCTCCGATCAACGGGTTTTTGGAAAAGAACCCGGCGGGGGGCATTCATCACATTTGCTATGAGGTCGATGACATTTTGGTCGCGCGCGATAAGTTGAAAGAAGCAGGCGCACGGGTTTTGGGCACGGGCGAGCCGAAAATCGGCGCGCATGGAAAGCCGGTGCTGTTTTTGCACCCGAAAGATTTCAACGGCTGTTTGGTCGAGTTGGAACAAGTCTAA
- a CDS encoding M48 family metalloprotease codes for MKRLFATVMAAGLLSGCVEMTSMPPATTAPAQPVSAPVSRSGSVTVSDFANVVSRVEPVAERECRARTSGANCDFKIVVETDPKAPSNAWQSLDASGRPVLTFTVALIADVQNTDELAFVMGHEASHHIAGHLARSEQTALTGALLGGVLIAAIGGDATTIETAQNIGATVGARTYSKSYELEADQLGTVIAYRAGYNPVRGAEYFTRIPDPGDKFLGSHPPNAQRIETVRRTMATL; via the coding sequence GTGAAACGCTTGTTCGCAACGGTGATGGCCGCGGGGCTTCTGTCCGGCTGTGTCGAGATGACGTCCATGCCCCCGGCGACCACTGCGCCTGCGCAACCTGTGTCCGCGCCGGTGTCGCGGTCCGGTTCCGTGACGGTCAGTGATTTTGCCAATGTCGTGTCCCGGGTTGAACCCGTGGCGGAACGCGAATGCCGGGCGCGGACCTCTGGGGCGAATTGCGATTTTAAAATTGTCGTTGAAACCGACCCGAAAGCGCCGTCAAACGCCTGGCAATCGCTGGACGCAAGCGGGCGTCCGGTTTTGACCTTTACCGTTGCTTTGATCGCGGATGTGCAAAACACCGATGAATTGGCCTTTGTGATGGGGCACGAGGCCTCGCATCACATCGCCGGGCATCTGGCACGCTCTGAACAGACCGCCCTCACCGGCGCGCTTTTGGGCGGCGTTTTGATTGCGGCGATTGGGGGCGATGCGACGACCATTGAAACCGCGCAAAACATCGGTGCCACGGTGGGTGCGCGGACCTATTCAAAATCCTATGAGCTTGAGGCCGATCAATTGGGCACGGTGATCGCCTATCGTGCCGGGTATAACCCGGTGCGCGGGGCCGAATATTTCACCCGCATTCCAGATCCGGGTGACAAATTCCTTGGCTCACACCCGCCGAATGCTCAGCGCATCGAAACCGTGCGCCGGACCATGGCGACGCTGTAG
- a CDS encoding EI24 domain-containing protein has protein sequence MFGDFSKALGQLGDKRFQAVLLKGLGLTMALLVAIYLAFVWVIGVFVPDTFSLPFIGEVHWIDNALSIGSFFFMILLSMFLMVPVASAFTGIFLEEVSEAVEDRHFPGLPPVPRQTISDLVIDSLGFLGVIIAANLVALVLYLLLNIAAPVIFWALNGFLLGREYFQMVAMRRLGREGAKAARKRHMPEIWLAGALMAVPLSIPVVNLLIPVLGAATFTHMFMRLEGKQIR, from the coding sequence ATGTTTGGCGATTTTTCCAAGGCCTTAGGGCAATTGGGTGACAAACGATTTCAGGCGGTATTGCTCAAAGGATTGGGGTTGACCATGGCGCTTTTGGTCGCGATCTATCTGGCCTTCGTCTGGGTCATCGGGGTGTTTGTGCCGGACACATTTTCCCTCCCCTTCATCGGTGAGGTGCATTGGATCGACAATGCGCTCTCGATCGGCTCATTCTTCTTTATGATTCTGCTGTCGATGTTCTTGATGGTGCCGGTGGCCTCGGCCTTTACCGGGATTTTTCTGGAAGAGGTGTCAGAGGCCGTCGAAGATCGCCATTTCCCCGGCCTGCCACCCGTGCCGCGTCAAACGATCTCTGATTTGGTGATCGACAGCCTGGGCTTTCTTGGTGTGATCATCGCGGCCAACCTTGTGGCCCTCGTGCTGTACCTGTTGCTCAACATCGCCGCCCCTGTGATCTTTTGGGCCTTGAACGGCTTTCTGTTGGGACGGGAGTATTTTCAAATGGTTGCCATGCGCCGCCTTGGTCGCGAGGGCGCAAAAGCGGCGCGCAAACGCCATATGCCTGAGATTTGGCTGGCCGGCGCTTTGATGGCCGTGCCTTTGTCGATCCCCGTGGTCAACCTGTTGATCCCGGTGCTGGGGGCCGCCACATTCACCCATATGTTCATGCGGCTTGAGGGCAAACAGATCCGTTAG
- a CDS encoding glycosyltransferase family 87 protein: MNIYAAVASPDFLASWLAGKAWVAGETQNIYPPLEHGLFDLIAPRAWYEALTVGTETEEVFPFIYPPIWAVLFGELTKVTNYETLRTIAALINPVLLSFCILLAGRVCERRFPVIPTLIIGMIFFSFSAIGQIALMQNQFQILVSFLILLSIERARNGHEIIGGTALALAAGIKLYPAIFIILFWAAGYRKATLAFVATGLALGLTSLALTGWPLHAIFLNAVSTISNTVLVTPVSWSFDPLVGQIFFEDTLVKRPFPDWGYMYDLVPEDGLGFFYMPKPWLWQMISTLMLIGTLIVGALMIRRAHRSGADSGWVWAFIMGLFALVNPLSWSYHFIVVAAFAPFFVFRIGLTRGVPWIVAIIALTSNFAPDLAYWLQGRFHWPLVPFQPFGTILMTVLVGSFGYSAYRKY, from the coding sequence ATGAACATCTATGCGGCCGTCGCATCGCCGGATTTTCTCGCCTCATGGCTCGCAGGCAAGGCTTGGGTCGCGGGAGAAACGCAAAACATCTACCCGCCGCTTGAGCATGGTCTGTTCGATCTGATTGCACCGCGCGCTTGGTACGAAGCCCTGACAGTCGGCACCGAAACCGAAGAGGTCTTTCCCTTCATTTACCCCCCGATTTGGGCGGTCCTGTTCGGAGAGCTGACCAAAGTCACCAACTATGAGACGCTTCGCACAATTGCTGCCCTCATAAATCCGGTGCTTTTGTCTTTTTGCATCCTACTGGCCGGACGGGTCTGCGAGCGGCGCTTTCCCGTTATTCCCACCCTGATCATCGGGATGATCTTCTTTTCTTTCAGTGCCATAGGCCAAATTGCCTTAATGCAAAACCAGTTTCAGATTTTGGTGTCCTTTCTCATCCTTCTCAGCATTGAAAGAGCCCGGAACGGACATGAGATCATCGGGGGGACCGCCCTCGCCCTCGCGGCCGGGATCAAACTTTACCCCGCGATCTTCATCATTCTCTTTTGGGCCGCCGGATACCGCAAGGCAACATTGGCCTTTGTGGCCACAGGACTGGCTTTGGGCCTCACATCCCTTGCCCTCACCGGCTGGCCACTGCACGCGATTTTCCTAAATGCCGTCTCAACGATTTCCAACACAGTCCTTGTGACACCCGTCTCCTGGTCCTTTGACCCTCTGGTTGGACAAATCTTTTTTGAAGACACGCTGGTCAAACGCCCCTTCCCGGACTGGGGATATATGTACGATCTTGTCCCTGAGGACGGCCTCGGCTTTTTCTACATGCCAAAACCATGGCTTTGGCAAATGATTTCAACATTGATGTTGATCGGAACGCTGATTGTCGGCGCTCTCATGATCCGTAGAGCACACCGCAGCGGCGCAGACAGCGGATGGGTTTGGGCCTTTATCATGGGTCTTTTTGCGCTGGTGAACCCTCTGAGCTGGAGCTACCATTTCATTGTTGTCGCCGCCTTTGCCCCATTCTTCGTCTTTCGGATCGGCCTCACGCGCGGGGTGCCATGGATCGTGGCAATCATTGCTTTGACGTCGAATTTCGCCCCAGATCTCGCGTATTGGCTCCAAGGTCGGTTTCATTGGCCCCTCGTCCCCTTCCAACCCTTCGGGACAATCCTCATGACCGTTTTGGTCGGCTCTTTTGGATATTCGGCCTATCGCAAATACTGA
- the aspS gene encoding aspartate--tRNA ligase has translation MHAYRSHTCADLNTSNVGDTVRLSGWVHRIRDHGGILFVDLRDHYGVTQVLCDPDSPAFSAMEKVRAEWCIRIDGTVKARDESLVNTKLPTGEIEVFVRDIEVLGASAELPLMVFGDQEYPEETRLKYRYLDLRREAMQQNMILRSNVVADLRQRMWGNGFNEFQTPIITASSPEGARDFLVPSRLHPGKFYALPQAPQQFKQLLMVSGFDKYFQIAPCFRDEDPRADRSPTDFYQLDMEMSFVSQQDIFDVMEPVIAGMFDKFGKGRLSNRDWPQISYKDSALWYGTDKPDLRNPIKMQDVSEHFRGSGFAIFASLLEQEGNEVRAIPAPKGGSRKFCDRMNKFAQQEGLPGMGYIFWRDQGEGMEAAGPLAKNIGPERTEAIRQQLGLEVGDAAFFLGGKPKSFQRVAGKARTVIWEETPKAPEDENWRDAFKFAWIVDFPIYEQDEESGKIDFEHNPFSMPQGGMDALEGDPLKVLGWQYDLACNGYELVSGAIRNHKPEIMFKAFELAGYGKDEVEKRFGGMVNAFQYGAPPHGGCALGIDRAVMILADEDNIREVILFPMNQRAEDLMMGAPNEPTNEQLRELNIRVIPQE, from the coding sequence ATGCACGCCTATCGCAGCCATACCTGCGCCGATCTGAACACATCCAATGTGGGCGATACCGTCCGCCTGTCTGGCTGGGTGCACCGCATCCGCGACCATGGCGGTATCCTCTTTGTCGATCTGCGCGATCATTATGGTGTCACACAGGTGCTTTGCGACCCGGACAGCCCGGCGTTTTCCGCCATGGAAAAGGTCCGCGCCGAATGGTGTATCCGCATTGATGGCACCGTGAAGGCACGCGATGAAAGCCTTGTGAACACCAAACTCCCCACCGGCGAGATTGAAGTGTTTGTGCGTGATATTGAGGTGCTCGGCGCCTCGGCTGAATTGCCGCTCATGGTCTTTGGCGATCAGGAATACCCGGAAGAAACCCGCCTGAAATACCGCTATCTCGATCTGCGCCGTGAGGCGATGCAGCAAAACATGATCCTGCGGTCCAACGTGGTTGCCGATCTGCGTCAGCGTATGTGGGGCAACGGGTTCAACGAATTCCAAACGCCGATCATCACCGCGTCCTCCCCTGAAGGCGCGCGGGACTTTTTGGTGCCGTCGCGGTTGCATCCGGGCAAATTCTACGCCCTGCCGCAAGCCCCGCAACAGTTCAAACAGTTGCTCATGGTCTCTGGTTTTGACAAATATTTCCAAATCGCGCCGTGTTTCCGCGACGAAGATCCGCGCGCCGATCGCTCGCCGACTGATTTCTATCAGCTCGATATGGAAATGTCTTTTGTCAGCCAACAGGATATTTTTGATGTCATGGAGCCGGTGATCGCCGGGATGTTCGACAAATTCGGCAAAGGCCGTTTGTCCAACCGCGATTGGCCGCAGATTTCTTACAAAGACTCCGCGCTTTGGTACGGCACCGACAAGCCCGACCTGCGTAACCCGATCAAGATGCAGGATGTGTCCGAGCATTTCCGCGGCTCTGGCTTTGCCATTTTTGCCTCGCTTTTGGAGCAAGAGGGCAATGAAGTCCGCGCCATTCCGGCCCCGAAAGGCGGCTCGCGCAAATTCTGCGACCGGATGAACAAATTCGCCCAACAAGAGGGTCTGCCGGGGATGGGGTACATCTTTTGGCGTGATCAGGGCGAAGGCATGGAGGCCGCCGGTCCGCTGGCCAAAAACATCGGCCCGGAACGCACCGAAGCGATCCGTCAACAGCTTGGTCTTGAGGTTGGTGATGCGGCGTTTTTCTTGGGCGGCAAACCGAAGTCTTTCCAACGTGTCGCAGGCAAAGCCCGCACCGTGATTTGGGAAGAGACGCCGAAAGCCCCCGAGGACGAAAACTGGCGCGATGCATTCAAATTCGCTTGGATCGTGGATTTCCCGATTTACGAACAGGACGAGGAAAGCGGTAAGATCGACTTTGAACACAACCCGTTCTCCATGCCGCAAGGTGGGATGGACGCGCTTGAGGGCGATCCTCTTAAGGTGCTCGGCTGGCAGTATGACTTGGCCTGTAACGGCTACGAATTGGTGTCCGGCGCGATCCGCAACCACAAGCCTGAGATCATGTTCAAGGCGTTCGAACTGGCCGGTTACGGTAAGGATGAGGTCGAAAAACGCTTTGGCGGTATGGTCAACGCCTTCCAATACGGCGCTCCGCCGCACGGCGGTTGTGCCCTTGGGATTGACCGCGCCGTGATGATTCTGGCCGACGAGGACAACATCCGCGAAGTCATCCTCTTCCCGATGAACCAGCGGGCCGAAGACCTGATGATGGGCGCTCCGAACGAGCCGACCAATGAGCAGCTGCGCGAATTGAACATCCGGGTCATTCCGCAGGAGTAA
- a CDS encoding DUF167 domain-containing protein: MDKEALKQAIEAAFDGEILAVRVTPKASRNVVTVEDGQVRVYVTTVPEGGKATKDVVKLLAKSLGIAKSTLELVRGETSRDKVFRRS, encoded by the coding sequence ATGGACAAAGAGGCGTTGAAACAGGCGATTGAGGCGGCCTTTGACGGCGAGATATTGGCCGTGCGCGTCACGCCGAAAGCCTCTCGCAATGTTGTAACGGTGGAGGACGGGCAGGTCCGGGTCTATGTCACCACTGTGCCCGAGGGCGGCAAGGCGACGAAAGACGTGGTGAAACTCTTGGCCAAATCTTTGGGGATTGCCAAATCCACGCTCGAATTGGTGCGCGGTGAAACCTCGCGCGACAAGGTGTTTCGCCGGAGCTGA
- a CDS encoding MATE family efflux transporter: MMSFANTADNRFLTATPGRLFVANALPMMLIMVMSGLLTVIDAAFLGHFVGADALAAVSVVFPVVMIPIALSSLVGGGMSSLLARHLGAGQHSEAADVFAQAHGLALFLSLCLILAFGAGGGVIIGALTDGQPALARMSYTYLAIMVFATPVQLLLSVHADAWRNEGRAGLMALMSVGVTFANIALNYALIVWLDMGVSGSAWGTALAQALGLLLLLGLRTRGAGILSLSALRRSRWVGKWRSILTLGAPVSLSFIGIALVSASVIVALRLSSTSGYVDSVAAYGIVTRIFSFTFMPLMAIALATQSIVGNNVGAKLYQRSNAVLRLALTVSGLYCATVEVILLTGHSWIGRGFVTDLGVITQVGDILRPMASLYVFAGPVLVLALYFQAIGKPGRTAALTLTKPFLLGPLLIATLATLYGAKAIWFAFPIADGIVGAIAFWIVITCQREGRDAVGFGLSDREEA; encoded by the coding sequence ATGATGTCGTTTGCAAACACAGCCGACAACCGATTTTTGACAGCCACACCCGGACGGCTTTTTGTCGCCAATGCGCTGCCTATGATGCTCATCATGGTCATGAGCGGTCTTTTGACGGTGATTGATGCCGCGTTTCTGGGCCATTTTGTGGGGGCCGATGCCCTTGCTGCCGTCAGCGTGGTCTTTCCGGTTGTTATGATCCCGATTGCCCTCTCGTCCCTTGTCGGCGGGGGCATGTCCAGCCTCCTGGCCCGCCATCTGGGGGCTGGTCAACACAGTGAGGCCGCGGATGTCTTTGCTCAGGCGCATGGGCTGGCGCTTTTTCTGTCTCTTTGTCTCATTTTGGCCTTTGGGGCGGGCGGGGGCGTCATCATCGGTGCCCTGACCGACGGCCAACCTGCACTTGCGCGCATGTCCTATACCTATTTGGCCATCATGGTCTTTGCGACCCCCGTGCAATTGCTTTTAAGCGTCCATGCAGATGCGTGGCGTAACGAAGGGCGCGCGGGTCTTATGGCGTTGATGTCTGTCGGGGTCACCTTTGCCAATATCGCTTTGAATTACGCCCTGATTGTGTGGCTTGATATGGGCGTATCTGGCTCAGCCTGGGGGACAGCACTCGCGCAAGCTCTGGGTCTGCTGCTCCTTCTGGGTTTGCGCACGCGTGGCGCAGGCATTCTGTCGCTCTCCGCCCTCAGACGCTCACGTTGGGTCGGAAAGTGGCGGTCTATTTTGACCCTCGGTGCCCCTGTCAGCCTCAGCTTTATTGGGATCGCACTGGTCTCTGCCTCTGTGATCGTGGCGCTGCGCCTGAGCTCGACCTCCGGCTATGTTGACAGTGTCGCAGCCTATGGGATTGTCACCCGGATTTTCAGTTTCACCTTCATGCCGCTCATGGCCATTGCCCTGGCAACTCAGAGTATTGTCGGGAACAACGTGGGGGCAAAGCTGTATCAGCGTTCGAATGCTGTCTTGCGGCTCGCACTCACTGTATCTGGTCTGTATTGCGCCACAGTCGAGGTGATTTTGCTGACAGGGCACAGCTGGATTGGTCGTGGGTTTGTCACCGATCTGGGCGTTATAACGCAGGTCGGTGACATTCTCCGGCCCATGGCCTCTCTCTATGTTTTTGCGGGGCCGGTTCTTGTGCTCGCCTTGTATTTTCAGGCCATTGGAAAACCCGGACGGACCGCAGCTCTCACCTTGACCAAACCCTTTTTACTTGGCCCTCTGTTGATTGCCACTTTGGCAACGCTTTATGGTGCAAAGGCCATCTGGTTTGCCTTCCCGATTGCGGACGGGATCGTGGGGGCCATCGCCTTTTGGATTGTGATCACGTGCCAAAGGGAGGGCCGGGATGCCGTCGGCTTTGGGCTGTCGGATAGGGAGGAGGCATGA
- a CDS encoding DUF6455 family protein encodes MTKFGQYDTHALLVDRMADTLGADLTEATQRGEGPTEDESRDRVYRCLSCTSPDLCVKFLDAHAEMETTARQAPSYCRNKAELERLAAR; translated from the coding sequence ATGACCAAATTTGGACAATATGACACCCATGCCCTTTTGGTGGATCGAATGGCGGACACGTTAGGCGCGGACCTGACCGAGGCCACACAACGCGGCGAAGGCCCGACGGAGGACGAAAGTCGTGATCGCGTGTACCGCTGTCTGAGCTGCACCAGCCCCGATCTTTGCGTCAAATTTCTCGACGCCCATGCCGAAATGGAAACCACCGCCCGTCAGGCCCCGAGCTATTGCCGCAACAAAGCCGAACTTGAGCGCCTCGCGGCACGATAA
- a CDS encoding nitroreductase family protein: MPNPNSAALDFLLTRRSRPAKTLVAPVPDKYALKPILTAALRTPDHGKLEPWRLIVLEKAAMARLAGLIAPLGQSLGIDADKVEKARHQYADADLAVAVVFSPKDSEKVPHIEQLYSAGAVCLSLLNAALASGWGANWLSGWASHDRSFVENGLGLAPHESIAGFIHIGTESCTPPERPRPELDQIVSWVDQ, encoded by the coding sequence ATGCCCAACCCCAATTCTGCCGCTCTCGATTTTTTGCTCACCCGTCGCTCCCGCCCGGCCAAAACATTGGTCGCACCCGTCCCGGACAAATATGCGCTCAAACCGATCCTGACGGCCGCCTTGCGCACGCCGGATCATGGGAAATTAGAGCCTTGGCGGTTGATTGTGTTAGAAAAAGCGGCGATGGCGCGGCTCGCCGGGCTGATCGCGCCTTTGGGACAAAGCCTTGGGATTGATGCCGATAAGGTCGAAAAAGCCCGGCACCAATACGCCGATGCCGATTTGGCCGTGGCCGTGGTGTTTTCGCCAAAAGACAGTGAAAAAGTCCCCCACATCGAACAACTCTATTCCGCAGGCGCTGTGTGCCTGTCGCTTTTGAACGCAGCTTTGGCATCGGGTTGGGGGGCCAATTGGCTGTCCGGTTGGGCTTCGCATGATCGCTCTTTTGTGGAAAACGGTCTTGGCCTTGCGCCGCATGAAAGCATTGCGGGCTTCATCCATATCGGCACAGAATCCTGCACCCCGCCCGAACGCCCCCGTCCCGAGTTGGATCAAATTGTGAGCTGGGTGGACCAATAA
- a CDS encoding DUF6455 family protein: MSQTKPLQQASPRPGNACLMHGMAERLGADVERAAASGEISSQELTDMVTRCGNCTQHDACIIWLLDHQGAQDMPPDYCLNTQELHYVRAVQGQISAN, encoded by the coding sequence ATGTCACAGACAAAGCCCCTTCAACAGGCGTCCCCGCGCCCAGGCAATGCCTGCCTGATGCATGGGATGGCTGAGCGCCTTGGTGCCGATGTCGAACGCGCCGCTGCGTCTGGCGAAATCTCATCGCAGGAACTGACAGATATGGTCACGCGTTGCGGCAATTGCACCCAACATGACGCTTGCATCATCTGGCTCTTGGATCATCAGGGGGCGCAAGATATGCCGCCGGACTATTGTTTGAACACGCAAGAACTCCACTATGTGCGTGCGGTTCAGGGCCAGATCAGTGCGAATTGA
- a CDS encoding response regulator: MNDDLESLLAPQSPTPERPLLGLTVLVVEDSRFASEAMRLLCLRSGARIRRADSLQSARKHLRVYRPNVVIVDLGLPDGSGAELIDDLSHARPGVDVVLGMSGDSGAQALAFAAGANGFIEKPISSLGAFQEKILSCLPTAARPSGLHAITDEEIWPDLIALQDDFVHIADLLTTDGGEDMLDYIAQFLSGVARTAGDAEMETAAHTLADHREQGLPYGSDLARIAGLVQARIEPRKVV; this comes from the coding sequence ATGAATGATGATCTTGAAAGCCTGTTGGCGCCCCAAAGCCCAACCCCCGAACGCCCTCTTTTGGGCCTGACTGTTCTTGTCGTGGAGGACAGCCGATTTGCCTCTGAGGCAATGCGGCTATTGTGTTTGCGCTCGGGCGCGCGCATTCGCCGCGCCGACAGCCTTCAGTCCGCACGTAAACATTTGCGGGTCTATCGCCCGAATGTGGTGATTGTCGACCTTGGCCTGCCCGATGGGTCAGGTGCCGAATTGATTGACGATCTTAGCCATGCCCGCCCCGGTGTTGACGTTGTGCTGGGCATGTCGGGCGACAGTGGCGCGCAGGCACTGGCCTTTGCGGCCGGGGCCAATGGGTTTATCGAAAAACCGATTTCTTCGCTCGGCGCGTTCCAAGAAAAAATTCTCTCTTGCTTGCCGACGGCTGCACGCCCCTCCGGTCTGCATGCCATCACCGACGAAGAAATTTGGCCGGATCTGATCGCGTTGCAGGATGATTTTGTCCATATTGCCGATCTTCTGACCACCGATGGCGGCGAGGACATGCTTGATTATATTGCGCAATTCCTGTCGGGCGTCGCGCGCACGGCGGGGGATGCGGAAATGGAAACGGCGGCGCATACTTTAGCTGACCACCGCGAACAGGGGTTGCCCTATGGCTCTGATTTGGCACGGATTGCCGGTCTGGTTCAGGCCCGGATCGAGCCGCGCAAAGTGGTCTGA
- a CDS encoding DUF1467 family protein encodes MAITSAIVLYAVTWFMTMFIALPIGLKTQGDMGEKVAGTHDGAPANYNPKRKAIWVTVFATAIWIVLVGLISYSGITWHDMDWTANLPSVADS; translated from the coding sequence ATGGCGATCACTTCTGCAATCGTGCTTTATGCCGTGACATGGTTCATGACCATGTTCATCGCTTTGCCCATCGGGTTGAAAACCCAAGGCGATATGGGTGAAAAAGTGGCCGGAACCCATGACGGTGCCCCGGCCAATTACAATCCCAAACGCAAAGCGATCTGGGTGACGGTGTTTGCCACAGCGATCTGGATCGTCCTTGTCGGGTTGATCAGCTACAGCGGCATCACCTGGCACGATATGGACTGGACGGCAAATCTGCCGTCCGTGGCCGACAGCTAA